One Bombus vancouverensis nearcticus chromosome 7, iyBomVanc1_principal, whole genome shotgun sequence DNA window includes the following coding sequences:
- the LOC117164222 gene encoding odorant receptor 82a, whose amino-acid sequence MKKPISSYVELFYDENVISWSKRLLNLSGLWPHNRNDVRFFFYITYVVIFTWLEIVTLLQNIHDLEKTLKNITLSFPTILIVLKAMMFRLNMHLVLPLLTVVKRDVKLGLYKSEEERRTVVWYNVAATLFSTSSVLSLFFVPTLFYAKPIVGCLLSKFNNCTLPYELPMKVNNIYEVTGVQSYALLCVYLIPASMLLTIGATGADSLLVTLTFHLCSQLSILARRARNISIEPQIYSPEMRVLVERHIELLQLASILAKAFSSLMFIQTLGLIFSLCIVVYQLLMTTDSGEDINTIHFIIYSCAVVLLAFSYCFLGECLINESSEMQVACYFINWYDLPEQYARSLIFCIARSQKPSYLTAGKFYVFSLETFGVIVKASMAYLSVLKSII is encoded by the exons ATGAAGAAGCCGATATCGTCGTATGTAGAACTGTTCTACGACGAGAACGTGATCTCGTGGAGCAAACGACTCTTGAACTTATCCGGGCTATGGCCGCATAATCGTAACGATGTTCGATTTTTCTTCTACATTACGTACGTCGTGATCTTCACCTGGTTGGAGATTGTGACTCTGCTGCAGAATATACACGACCTTGAGAAGACACTGAAGAATATCACGCTATCGTTCCCGACCATCTTGATAGTACTGAAGGCCATGATGTTTCGGTTGAATATGCATCTCGTGCTACCATTGCTAACGGTCGTGAAAAGGGACGTGAAGCTTGGATTGTATAAATCAGAAGAGGAAAGGCGAACGGTCGTTTGGTATAACGTGGCCGCCACGTTATTTTCCACCTCGTCGGTCCTGTCTTTATTCTTCGTGCCCACCTTGTTTTATGCCAAACCAATCGTCGGCTGTCTTTTATCCA AATTCAATAATTGTACGCTTCCTTACGAGTTACCGATGAAAGTGAATAACATTTATGAAGTGACAGGAGTACAATCATACGCTTTATTGTGCGTTTATTTAATACCAGCAAGTATGTTGTTAACAATCGGTGCAACCGGCGCGGACAGTCTTTTGGTGACGTTAACGTTTCACCTTTGTAGTCAACTTTCAATTCTGGCACGTCGTGCCAGAAATATCAGTATTGAACCGCAAATATATTCTCCAGAAATGAGAGTGCTCGTTGAGCGACACATCGAGCTTCTCCA ACTGGCAAGTATTTTAGCAAAGGCATTTAGTTCTCTGATGTTTATACAAacattaggattaatattctctTTATGCATCGTGGTCTACCAATTACTCATG ACGACCGACTCTGGAGAAGACATAAATACcatacattttataatttattcatGCGCTGTTGTACTATTAGCATTCTCCTACTGTTTCTTGGGGGAGTGTCTAATTAACGAG AGTAGTGAAATGCAAGTGGCTTGCTATTTCATAAACTGGTATGACTTACCGGAACAATACGCGCGatctttaatattttgtatCGCTCGATCGCAGAAACCATCATACCTTACCGCTGGCAAGTTCTATGTGTTTTCCTTAGAAACGTTTGGCGTT ATAGTAAAAGCATCGATGGCATATCTCTCCGTTTTGAAAAGTATTATTTGA
- the Lgr3 gene encoding leucine-rich repeat-containing G protein-coupled receptor 3, translated as MRYKRIGAIGAFLIATLCLLSGLMYYFNQDTCPVGTFLCYNTTICLPQRNWCDSQSQCPHGDDEQNCYDYHGVLDWFGSDRDSEPVSEFVCDATDIPVGCKYVKCRATCHDYSEIPRNLSSQTTSITLYDSSIKRVPMGAFAQYSEIRILYLDGSNIHELEKGAFLNLTKLFWLALDNNQISEFLPGHFAGLTNLESLRANKNRITVADFSDLEGSIALNFINLNENQLTSKGLKLPELPVLSEILLDENNFESIPDTLFAGCPSLKLLSMQKNKIKTIEEDTFRNLEQLVELNLAFNEITTVPLNVFQPLKNLTRLQLGYNRFYNLPMAVLSPLTRLDSLDLEGINLDALPKNAFTLFKQLDFVYFKKFHYCATYAPKAKRCRPASDGVSSLSHLLDKTLLRAAVWVISCVTCTSNVLVLWGRFTAKDENRVLTIIIRNLAVSDMLMGLYLFIIAIADITFRDNYNQVASSWMSSWYCTFVGLLAMTSLEVSVLILSFMSLERYMLIAAPLKGHRTMAPHTATASMIIIWITGITLALVPVILWRSSTRFYGVNGMCFPLHIDDPYLIGWEYSAFVFLGLNLMGLLTIGYAYTGMFLSIWKTRHACSLSVGDSEFALRFFLIVLTDAACWAPIIVLKIRAMMKYPISADFHAWVVVFVLPVNSAVNPLLYTFTTPKYRERLNDGWFGKVRNYMTRKSSEDTSTAMSNKDKMLSLSDGKEYDKIRFNKKKMQPVKRNRMI; from the exons ATGAGGTACAAACGCATCGGTGCTATCGGCGCATTTTTAATCGCGACCTTGTGCCTGTTATCAGGGCTgatgtattattttaatcaaG ATACTTGCCCAGTAGGAACGTTCCTTTGTTACAATACCACAATTTGTCTACCACAGAGAAATTGGTGCGACTCACAAAGCCAATGTCCTCACGGGGATGACGAACAAAATTGCT ATGATTATCACGGTGTATTGGACTGGTTTGGCAGTGACAGAGATTCCGAACCTGTAAGCGAGTTCGTTTGTG ATGCCACCGACATTCCTGTCGGTTGTAAGTACGTGAAGTGTCGCGCCACTTGTCACGACTACTCGGAAATTCCGAGAAACCTATCTTCTCAAACTACTTCCAT AACTCTGTATGATAGCTCGATTAAACGCGTGCCAATGGGCGCCTTTGCGCAATACTCAGAAATCCGTATACT ATATCTTGATGGTAGTAATATACACGAGCTAGAAAAAGGAGCTTTTCTTAATTTGACTAAGTTGTTTTGGCT AGCTTTGGATAACAATCAAATTAGCGAATTTTTGCCTGGACATTTTGCTGGTTTAACCAACTTGGAATCTTTGAGGGCCAATAAGAACAGAATCACTGTCGCAGATTTTTCAGACTTAGAAGGGAGCATTGCTTTAAACTTCAT AAATTTGAATGAAAATCAATTAACTTCGAAAGGACTGAAGTTGCCAGAATTGCCGGTATTAAGCGAGAT ATTGTtagatgaaaataattttgaatcAATACCCGATACTTTGTTCGCTGGATGTCCATCATTAAAATTACT GAGTATGCAAAAGAACAAAATAAAGACAATCGAAGAGGACACGTTCCGAAATTTGGAGCAGCTAGTCGAACT TAATTTGGCGTTCAACGAAATAACGACCGTCCCGCTGAATGTATTCCAACCGTTAAAAAATCTGACGAGGTT ACAATTAGGTTACAATCGCTTTTATAATTTACCGATGGCCGTGTTGAGTCCATTGACAAGACTGGACTCTCT AGATCTGGAAGGTATAAATTTGGATGCATTACCAAAAAACGCGTTCACACTGTTCAAGCAATTGGACTTCGT CTACTTCAAGAAATTTCATTATTGTGCGACTTACGCGCCGAAAGCAAAACGATGTCGACCCGCTAGTGACG GAGTATCGTCGTTATCCCATTTGCTCGATAAAACTTTATTACGAGCAGCAGTATGGGTAATTTCGTGTGTAACTTGTACGAGTAACGTGCTTGTTCTTTGGGGGAGATTCACAGCCAAGGATGAGAATCGCGTATTAACCATTATTATCCGAAATCTAGCAG TTTCCGACATGTTGATGGGGCTATATCTATTCATAATCGCTATAGCAGACATAACATTTCGCGATAATTACAATCAAGTCGCCAGTTCATGGATGTCTTCGTGGTATTGTACCTTTGTAGGACTATTGGCAATGACATCTTTAGAG GTTTCAGTATTGATCCTGTCGTTCATGTCTCTGGAACGATATATGCTAATAGCAGCTCCACTGAAAGGTCACCGTACCATGGCACCGCATACGGCAACTGCATCGATGATCATCATTTGGATCACAGGAATTACCCTTGCTCTCGTGCCAG TGATTCTGTGGCGAAGCAGCACGAGATTTTACGGCGTAAATGGAATGTGTTTCCCCTTGCACATTGACGATCCGTACTTAATTGGATGGGAATATTCGGCCTTCGTCTTCTTGGGATTAAACCTTATGGG GCTGCTTACGATTGGTTACGCTTACACGGGTATGTTTCTGAGCATTTGGAAAACGAGACACGCCTGTTCTTTGTCTGTTGGCGATTCCGAATTCGCCTTACGATTTTTTCTTATCGTTCTAACGGATGCAGCCTGCTGGGCACCAATTATCGTTTTGAAGATTAGAGCTATGATGAAGTATCCTATTTCAG CTGATTTTCACGCATGGGTAGTAGTCTTTGTATTACCCGTGAACAGTGCAGTCAATCCGTTATTATATACATTTACCACTCCTAAATATCGAGAAAGACTAAATGATGGATGGTTTGGAAAAGTGCGTAACTATATGACACGAAAATCTTCCGAAG atacgtcTACAGCAATGAGCAACAAAGATAAAATGTTGTCTTTATCAGATGGGAAAGAGTATGACAAAATTCGatttaataagaagaaaatgCAGCCTGTTAAACGCAATCGTATGATAtga